TTAATAAATATTTCTCGTTCTCAATCGGTATTATATCAGTTACTTTAGGTTCGCCGCTTGTAATTGTCCCGGTCTTGTCAAATACAGCAATTTTCATTTTGCCGGTCTGTTCGAGTGACTCAGCAGTCTTGAATAATATGCCATTTTTCGCGCCGATTCCATTTCCTACCATTATTGCAACTGGAGTAGCAAGTCCGAGCGCACAAGGGCAGCTAATTACTAATACGGCAATTCCATAAGATAAAGCATCACCGAAATTTTTGCCCGTCATAAGCCAGCCTATAACAGTTATAATCGCAATTATTATTACAGCAGGAACGAATACTCCGCAAACTTTATCGGCAATTTTCGCGACTGGTGCCTTAGTTGCTGAAGCGTCACTTACCATTTTTATAATTTGTGAAAGTGTAGTATCTTGGCCGACCCGTGTAGCCTCGCATTTAATAAAACCTGATTGATTTATAGTTGCTGCTGAAACAGTGTCGCCCGGTGCCTTATCAACTGGTATACTTTCGCCGGTTAAAGCTGACTCGTTAATTGCGCTTATTCCCTCGATTATAACGCCATCGACTGGGATATTTTCGCCCGGTCTGACAAGAAATATCATACCTCGCTGAACTTGTTCAATAGGGACTGTAATTTCCTGATTATTGCGCAAAATAGTTGCAGTTTTGGGAGCGAGTTTCATTAAAGATTTTAGCGCGTCTGTAGTTCGGCCCTTAGATTTTGACTCTAACATTTTGCCGACTGTTATAAGAGTTAGAATCATTCCCGCTGATTCAAAATAGAAATCGCTGATTTTATAGATTGAGCCGCGAGTCATTGCAAACAAGACAAATATACTCCATGTGAACGACGCAAATGATCCCATAGCTACAAGAGTATCCATGTTAGGCGCAAAATGTATTAACGAGCTGAATCCCGAAATAAAAAATTTCTGATTAATTATCATGATTATCCCGGCCAGTATTAATTGAGCGAGTCCGATTGCGATATTATTTCCTGCAAAAAATTCCGGTAATGGCAGCTTTATCATTTGTCCCATTGAGAAATATATTAACACAGCAAGAAATATTAACGAAAAAATTAATCTTCGCTTCAAAATCGGAGTCTCTCTGTCAATTAACGAGTCTTCACTGTTATTATTATTTTGCGTGCTGATTTCCGGAGCGTTTAAGCTGGCACCGTAACCGGCTTTCTCGATTGCTGCAATAATTTCAGAAGGTTTTGCACTGCCCTCGACAATCATGGAATTTGTTAATAAACTCACTGAACACGAAGTAATGCCGGGTAATTTCTTTACTACCCTTTCGACTCTCGCTGAACATGCCGCGCAAGACATTCCAGTTATATTATAGTGTTTGGACATGTAATTATTCACACCTTTTTTGCTTTTATTATATATGCTCGTGCAAGTGATATAAAAAAATCTCCGGCTCGTGAAAACCGGAGAAGTGAAAAAGGGTTGATTATGATATAAATTAATTATTTTGCAGGCACGGCGTAATCTTTCGTCAAGACGACTCCGACCTGTTTAGCATCTTCATAAGGATCCGAGAAATCAGTAAACATCTTTCTTTCTTCATTTACGGTAATTCCTGCGCAAATCATGTCTACTTTTCCGCTGTTTACTGCTGCGAATAATGAGTCAAACGGGTAGGCAATTATAACAAGTTCCTTGTCAAGAATTCCCGCGATAAGTGCGCACATTTCTATATCGATTCCAGTATAACCGTCGCCGACTTTAATATCATATGGAGGGAAGCCCGACTCAGTGCCGACGATTAATTTTCCGCCTTTAGCTCCGACGTGTAAATCAATATCTTCAGGCTTTGTAGACATGGGATCTTCTTTGTACTTGAGCATAATTTTTTCAAGCTGGCCGTTTGCTTTAATTTGTGCGAGTGCTTTATTTACCTGCTCGACTAATTCTTTATTGCCCTGCTTAAATCCTATTGCGTACTGCTCAACCGTCAAAGCGTCCGGCAAAATTGTGAGTGTTTCAGGGTCATTTTTCTTGAATTGTAACGCCGGAGCCTCGTCCATTATCGCGCAGTCTATTTTACCGACTTTCAAAGCCTGAATTACGTCCGTTGCTTTCTCGTATGTAACAAGCTGCTTAGATGATTTATCACCTAACATTTTTTTAGCGATTCCCTCTGCTATTGTGCCTCTCTGGGTGCCTATTTTGTAATTTACAAACTGGTCGGGCTTAGAAATATTTAAACCTTCAGCAAAGCACACACCAGCACTTAACGCAAGAATCATAATGACTGCTAATAACTTTTTCATTGTATAAATACCTCCATCAATAAAAAAATTTGTTTAATTCAACGCGAGATATTATACACGAAATTTGCGAAAAGTAAAATTTTTTCATGAATTTATTTTTACAGTAAACTTTTATAAATTTTTATTCACTCAAGAGCGCGATAATTTTTGCAGAGATTTATATATTATGAGCATATAACTTTTTTGCTAATTTTTGCGTGTAACAACAAATCAGCGCACAAAATCATTTAGTGAGTCCCCCGCGCCGCCCTGCTTCCTCCCACCCGCCCGCCCAAGAACGAGATTCCACGCCGCAAAGGATTTAATAATTTATATCAGCACTCAAAATATTTACAGGGCTATGTGCTTTCATGAGAGTCAAAGAATCTGCGACCTGTTTTGAAGTGTTAATCATAACTTGCAAGACCTCGAAATTGGTAAATTTTTTCATGAAATCAAACGCTCTGCATAAAGTCTCAAGAGTCACGCACTCAATAACGAGTCTAAATTTATGATTCATGCTAGAAATATATTCAAGAATTCCCGTTAATTCGCCGTCATTGCCGCCTATAAAAATATGACTGGGATTCGGTAAAGATTTTATTATGTTTATTGCCCGCCCCTCGTGAATGTTTATATTATGAACGTGAAATTTTTTAGCATTGCTTGAAATTAATTTTATTGCGTCGGGTTTGCATTCTATTGAGTGAATTTCGCTGAAAATAAATTCTTGAGCTGCTGAAACGCTTATACTTCCCGAACCTGCACCGATGTCCCATAAAATAGAGTCCTGATTTAGTGCTAACTTATCAAGAATTACAGCGCGTATATTCTCATTTGTGATGTGAACGCCGGGCTCTCTCAAAAAATTTTTATCACTTGGCCGGATATATTCATAAATATTATTATTGCGAATTAACACTATTGCGGGCTGGGAGAATTTATTATTAATAAACTCGCTGGGAATTCCTGAAAAAATTTTTTCGTCAAGAGTGCCTAATCTCTCGCCTATGAATATATCAATATAATCAAAATCAGCTAGATTCTTGCAAGCCCATTCGGGAGAAATTATATCATCACAAAATAAAATATTTATTCTATTGCGTTCTATAATATTCAGGAATTTATATAATTTCAAGTCCCGGCCGTGTCCTGATAAAATTTTCGAGTCCTGCCATGATTCGCGGGCATGGGCACATATTGATTGAAGCGAACTTATACCGGGAATCACTCTAAAATCCGCAAATTTCTTTTTCACGAGCGATAATAAACTATACAGTCCCGGATCTCCTGAAACAAGAATTAATTTATTGCCCTGTTCAGATTCTATTATATTAAAAGCTGAGTCAAAATCTTTCAGAGCTATAAATTTTTTATTAACTGGGACTAAATATTTAAATCTTTCATGAGCTATTATAATATCTGACTCGTTTATTGCGTCTCTGACTGAATTAATAATTTCTCCTGTACCTGCTCCGGCTATAGTAAGCACTTATAACAATCTCCCGTCATTGTCTATAAAATAAGCGTCGACTTTAAATTTATTATTTACCCGCGACTCACATTTTTGCTTTATAATTTCTGCTAAATTCTGCCAGACTCTATTATAACCCGTCTCACTAATTATATTTATGGCCTCATTAGTCGTGTTGCTGTGATAGACTCGCGAGATTATTTCTTGACTGGCTCCCATTAAAGCTAAATGAGTGCATAGAGATTCGAGTCTCCCGTCCGAGATTTTATTATGAGTGTTAAATGAACCTGCGGCAACTTTAAGCAATTTCCCGGGATGTCCGCATATAATAGCATGTGTAAAATTTAATCTTGCTGACTCGTCTAAGACATGACCGATATAATTTCCTGATTGAATTATATTTTTGCCGTGAATATCAAAAATTTTGCGTGTTGCCTTCTCGCCCGAATTTGCAAATGTGATATAAATTTTCTCGAATCCCAGCGCACGAATCATATTAAGCTCAAGAGTCAAAGAGTCTAATAATGCGCGCTCGTTCATGGGCTTAACGAGTCCCGATGTGCCTAAAATTGATAAGCCGCCTTTAATTCCGAGTCTGGGATTAAAAGTTTTTTGCGCAATCTCTTCACCGTTCGGAATCGATATAATTATTTTAACAGAATTTAACGGGATAATTTCACGTATAGCAAGCTCTATCATTTTTCGCGGGACTGGGTTAATGGCTGGCTCGCCGGGGGGGATTTTCAGGCCGGGAAGAGTTACGACTCCGACTCCCTCACCTGCAATAAAAAAAATTTCCTGATTGTTATCTCTCAAAATCTCAAGATGAGCTAAAATTTTTATTCCGTCTGTTATATCGCACTTGTCATCGCCTGAAAATTTCTGAACTCCGAAAAAGTTATGATTATATCTAAAAGTTTTCAGCTTGAATTCTAGCCCGTCAAGATTCTTGATTATCACATAGTCCGGGATTTTTCCGGTTAATTCATAAATAGCTGCGGCCTTTGCTGCCCCTGCTGCACATGTTCCAGTTGTTATGCCGAATATAACAGGGCGTTGACTATTGCACAAGCTACAGTGCTGCCTCCCTTGCGTCCCTGAGCTATTATTTTGGGAATGCCTGACAAACTCATTAATAATTCTTTAGCCTCGATTACGTTCACAAAGCCGACGGGGACTCCGATTACAAGGGCGGGATTTGCTTGGCCTGATTTGATTAGCTCGCATAATTTTATTAGGGCTGTCGGAGAATTGCCTATTACGTAAATTGCAGTCGGGAATTCTTTAACTGCACGTTCTATATTAATTATTGCCCGAGTCAAATTTAATTTTTGCGATAAATCATAAATTTCAGGCTCATTTACATGACAGATTATATTATTATTAAATTTTTGCGTGAAAGTTTTGCTAATTCCGGACTTAAGCATTATCGTATCAGTTATTATATTTGTGCCGGATTTAATTGCGTCATGAGCTTTATTTATCACGTTTTCAGAAAAATATAAAGTCTCAAGAAAATCAAAATCTGCCGTAGCATGAATAACACGCTTTATAACCGGCAAATTCTCGTCAAGTCCTGAATACTTACCGGATATTAAAATCTCAATAATACGCATACTTTCTTGTTCGATTTCATAGGGATTAAGCAGCAAATTATTTCACCCCGCAATTTTTTATATAATTCTTGACTCGTTCCAAATCCGGACATGTTAAAACAGGAATCAGAGAGTCAATTTCTTGAATGGACTTATCCCACCATTTAAATTTTAGCAGCAAATTAATTAATTCGTCGTCAAAACGTTTGCGAATTTCACGGGCGGGATTGCCTATTATTATTCTATATGGCTTGACATTGCAGCCAACAACGGAATTTGCACCGATAATTGCGCCATCACTTATATTTACTCCGGGAAGGATTACGGCGTTTTGTCCGATCCATACGTCATTGCCTATTATATATAGTATCTCCCTTTATGGGCAAATTATTTAATTCGGGCTGGGACATGTGCCAATTCTCAAGCGTATAAAACGGGTATGTAGTTATTGAATTCATTTGATGATTCGCGCCATTCATGATAAATTCAACACCTGAAGCAATTTGACAAAATTTGCCGATTATTAATTTATCGCCTATAGAGTCATAAAAGTGTGTAACATGTCTCTCAAAATCTGAATCAGCAATATATGAGAACTCACCGACAATTATATTTTTATTTGTTATAGTCGGCTTGATATAAATTTCTTGATTAAAATTTTTAACGGGATAAATTTTATTAGGGTCTGGCTGCAAATTTATATATACTCCTTTATTGAATTTATGCAATTATAGCAGGTTTTGAATTTCTCCATTGTTCGATGTGTTCAATGTCAAATCATGATTAATAATATTAAGCATCTCCGCCGGAGATAAAATAAATTTGCTTGCAGGATAATGTTTTTTGTTGTCAGTGATTAAATAAGCATTTATTGCAAGGGCTGCCTCGTAAAAAATTCTATCGTCAATATCAATAAATATTTCGTCTGTATGAATCGGATATACTTCAATGCCAAAATTCTGTATCGCTGATAATACTTTAAAAATAGTATGAGGCTCTAAATTAAATTTTGCACGGTGTAAGACTTCTTTGTATTCGTCAATTATCTCACTGTGTAACACTGGTATAATATCACCTGTAAATATTGAATTAATGATTTTAACTGTTGCAGAATCAGCTTTCTTACTCAGCAAGGCAGAAATAATAACGTTTGTATCTATTACTGCATAATACGACATTTTTTAGCGCGTCTTTCTATTCTTACTGCTTTAATTTCCGCGTTAATCTCATCAATGGACATTTCAGGGACATTCTTTGCTTGTTTCCGCAGCTCTTGAAATGCCTTCATAGCTTCTTCACGTGTTATTTGAGTCTTTGCAGGAAAATAAATATCTTTTACTAGGTCTATTTCTTTATTAATAATTCCTGGCATTTATATTTTATGCTCCTTTCATGCTTCGTGTTATGATATGAGTTAATTATAATTTTCTCGCTTATCTCGTGCAAGTGCCAAAGTTATGCAATTCTTATACACAAATTTATTGCGTAATAATACACCTTCCGAGCCTGCCGCCATTATACAAGATCTCTCGCAAATATTGTCAGTCCCTGTAACTTGCAAGACTCTTTGCGAACTGGTAAATATTCCCGGCAATGCTTGCAAGTCATGAGCTTTATACGTCAAAAAGGGTATATTATGATTTTCAGCAAATTTTATAAAAGCCGGCTCATTTGCTTTTATGTCAATTGATGCTATAGCTTTAAGACTCAAAATAGAGACTCCGGAATCTTCAAGAAAAATTTTCACAGCTGACTCAAATTCTGAAGGATCAACGCCACTATTACAGCCAGCACCGAGTATTAAATTTTTAGGCCGCAAAAAAAGTGTAACAGAAAACGGCGTAATTTGCGATAAATTGCTGATCATAATGCCCATAGAATTATCTTGTAACGAGCTTTTATCAGGCTGTGAATTAACAGAAAAGGGAATTTTTTGCGATAAATCACTAATTGCCGCGCCTATAGATTTATTCTCAAGCAAAGCACCTGAAATTTTCTTTATTGAGTCCGGATTCTCGATTACGCAATTATTATTTACTGCCCACTCGTCAATAGCAATAATATTATTTATATCCGTCGCAGTAGTTATTACAGGAATTGAATTCAAGAATGCTGCGATTTTCCGTGCTAGTTCATTCGCGCCCCCTATATGGCCTGACAAAATGGGAATTATAAATTTTCCTGACTCGTCAATTACTATAACGGCGGGATCGTGTAATTTGCTTGTTACATGCTTAGAAATTGCCCTGACTGCTATTCCGGCGGCCGATATAAATATTAATGCTCGTGAATTATTAAAATATTTGCCGGTCCATTCGCTTAATGACTCGTCAATTAAACTTAATCGCGAATCAAGCTCTATAAATCTTTCAGGGACGAACACGCGGAAATTAAATTTATTTGCTAGAGTCAACGCTAATTTTACGGCCTTATTCGTGAAAGCTATGATTATAATATTATTTCCTGAATCCATGAGAAAAATTTTTGTCATACAATCGTGATACAGTGCGATACTCTCTCAAGAAATCACCGACTAAGATCAACGCGCTTTTATTTATGCCTGAATATTTTACGAATTTGGGAAGATTTGCTAAATCGGCTTTTATTATACTCTCTTCAGGCCAAGACGCTTTATAAACAAGTGCCGCAGGGGTTGACTCGTCATAACCTTGAGAAATTAAATCAGCGCATAAACTCTCAAGCATTCCCGTTGACAAGAAAAACACGAGCGATTTATTATCGGGAACGGGAGTTCGGCCTTCTTTACGTGAAATTATAAGGGTCTGGCTGATTTCCGGAATAGTGTATTCAATCTTGAGAGTAGCAGCCGCCGCACAAAGTGAACTGACTCCCGGGACAATCTCAAAATTTATATTATTTCTGCGTAAAAAATTTATTTGCTCCTGAATAGCTCCGAATAATGACGGGTCGCCCGAATGCAAACGAGACACAATTAAGCCCCTTTTATGGCCGGAAATTAATTTTTCTAGAATATCTTCAAGTGTCATGCTTGAGCTGTCATAAATTTCGCAATTTGGACTCGCATATTTTCGCACTAAATCATGATTGACAAGAGACCCCGCAAAAATTATCATGCCCGAACGTCTTAAAATTTCAGCTCCCCTGATTGTGATTAAATCAACAGCCCCCGGACCTGCTCCGATAAAATAAATCATAGAGTTACGATCTCCAAATTAAGAGATTTTGCAAGTTTTTCGCACTCATCAAATTTATATAATAAAGTCTCTTTGCTGTGTGAGTCGCTCGAAAAAATCACTTTGCCGCCGTTTTTTGCAATATATTCTAAAATTTTTATATCAGGATAAGGGGAAGTCCTATAACCTCGTGAAATAGCCCCTGTGTTAATCTCAAACGGCCGCCCAGTTTTTATAAGCGAGTCCACTGCACTGAAGGCAGCTTTTATATAACGGGGATTATTCGAGTCAAAAATTTTATTATTCTCGTTAAATTTCGTGATTAAATCAAAATGTCCGATTATGTTCGCTTGAGTCCTATTCACGACATCAGAGACTAAGCTAAAATATTTTTCTGCTAATAAATAAACATCGCCGCCGAGTTCATTAATTAAACGCGATAATTTTTCCGGTGAACTGTCAACATGATGGAAAACTCCATTACAATTTATATAATGCACCGAGCCTATAACAAAATCATAATCATTCACGGGCATATCCGAGTAATAATCCTGCTCGATACCGCAAAGAATCTCGATTTTAGATTTATATTCACGCTTGAGCCTGTTAATTTCAAGTTTATATTTCTCTGTTGAGTCAGGACTCATACAAGGCTCCCTATCAAACGGAGTGTAAGAATGCCCGGAAAATCCGATCTTATTCATTCCCAGTGATAAAGCGCGCAAAATTATATCTTCCGGCTTGTCTTTACCGTCGCAAAAACATGTATGAACGTGAAAATCGCTTTTAATCATGCCTTCATAGTCTCCTGTTTGACTTTCTTGTCTATTACGTGGCGTGAAGCTAATTCTTTGATTATGTCGGGAATCTCTATATCCATTTCTGCCATTAATACTAACATGTGATAAATCAAGTCCGAAATTTCATAAATTGCCTCGCGCTTGTCATTCTTTGCAGCAATAATAACTTCTGAACTCTCTTCGCCGATTTTCTTGAGAATCTTATCGAGTCCCTTCTCAAATAAATATGAAGTGTAAGAGCCTTCAACTTTCTGGGATTTACGAGCCTTTATTAATTCCATGAGTCCGCAGATCGTAAATTTTTCGTGTGATTCTCTTTCACGGGGCAATAAATTATCAACAAAGCAGGATTTATTGCCTAAATGACAAGCCGGCCCATCAGGCTTAACATATACAAGCAAAGTATCTCTATCACAATCGGCTTTAATTTCTCGTATATGCTGGTAATTTCCGCTCGTCTCACCTTTGAGCCATAATTCTTGACGTGAACGGCTCCAGAAACAAGCAAGTTTTTTATCGAGTGAAATTTGCAGACTCTCACGATTCATATAAGCAAGCATTAAGACATCGCCGGAGTCATCGTCTATCAAGATCGCCGGTATTAATCCATTCGAGTCAAATTTTAGTGAGTCTATATCTAACATTTTTTATTTACAACCTCGCAATATTTTATTTATATTTCAACGTGAATATTATAGTGTATAAGCGATATTTTTTGCCCAGTTTTGTATGGAGTGAGTCCTACCGCATTTAATGAGTCCTGCCCACCCGCCCGCCCACGATAATTTTACCCCGCCGCAACGAATTTATAATCTTACTGGTATATTATTTGCTGCCATCTCAATTTTTAAATCTTTAATCGCAACTTCTCCGAAATGAAATATTGAAGCAGCCAGCCCCGCATCAACTTTAGGAAGAGTCTTAAATAATTTTATGAAATCCGCAATACTTCCCGCGCCTCCTGAAGCAATAACAGGAACATTCACGACTTCACACACTGCAGCAAGCATATCTAAATCAAAACCGCGTTTTACTCCGTCGGTATCAATCGAATTTAATACGACTTCACCAGCTCCATTATCTACGCAACTTTTTATCCAGTTTATGGCCTCGATCCCCGTATCATCACGACCGCCCCGCGCAAAAATATTAAATTGTCCGTTCACGCGTTTGACATCAGCAGAAATTACTACACATTGAGAGCCGTATAAATTTGCCGCCTCAGGAATCAAGCCGGGATTTCTTATTGCACCTGTATTGACGCTCACTTTATCAGCACCGCAAGAGAGTACACGCTCAAAATCTTTAACGCTTGAGATTCCGCCGCCCACTGTCAACGGGATAAAAACGTTCTTTGCTGTCTCGCGTAAAATGTCCGTGAAAATCTTGCGCCCGTCCGAACTCGCTGTAATGTCATAAAATACAAGTTCGTCCGCCCCGTTGTCCGAATAAAATTTTGCAAGCTCAACAGGTGAATTTACATCGTTCAAGCCCTGAAAGTTTACGCCCTTCACGACTCGCCCGTCTTTAACGTCTAAACATGGTATTATTCGCTTAGTTATCAATTTTTGCCGCCTCGATTGCTTGAGATAAATTTATTGCTCCGGTGTAATATGCTTTGCCGATTATTGCGCCGTAGAGATTCATTCTTGCCAGTGATTTTATATCATCAAGAGTGCTGACTCCTCCTGAGGCTGTTATATTCATATTAAATTTTGCGCTTAAGTCTTTATATAATTGCCTGTTAGTGCCCTTCATTGCGCCGTCTCTTGATATATCCGTGCAGATTATGAAATTTACGCCGATTGACTCAAGTTCTGAGCAGAAATCAAACGCATTCACTCCGGAATCTTCCCGCCAGCCTTTAACAGCAACGAGCCCGCCCCGAATATCAACACCGACCGCAATTTTTTCGGGACTAAAATTTTTTATCGCGCTAGTTAATAAATTCTTGTCAGTTATTGCCGCAGTACCTAGAATTATTCTATCAATGCCGGAATCTATATATTTCTCAATGACCCGCAAATCACGGACTCCTCCGCCGACCTCGCATTTAAGCACTGACTCCGAATGAATCCGCAAAATTGTATCGAGATTTACAGGTTCGCCCGTTTTCGCGCCTTCCAAGTCGACAATGTGAATCCATTCCGCGCCCGAGTCTTTAAATTTTTTAGCAGTATTCACAGGCTGTGAGTCATAAACTGTCATATTCTCATAATCGCCGCGTAAAAGCCTCACTGCCTCACCTTTATATAAATCTATCGCAGGAAATATTAACACTTCTCACACTTCACTCTCTAGTATTCATAAAATTTTTTGCTTTCATGTATGCGAGAAAACCCCGCCCGGATTTCCTGACTCACACCTCACAGAATGCCCGCAAAATATCGAGTCCGGCCTGCCCGCTTTTTTCCGGGTGAAACTGGACTCCGTAAATATTGCCGAATCTAATCGCCGCCGTTAATTCAGCCCCGTAATTTGTCGTTGCTGTGATAAATTTTCCGCCGCAAATTGCCGAGTAAGAATGCACAAAATAAACATATTCGCCCTCATGAGTATTAGCAAAGACTCCGCCCTCTTGTGTAATGTGTAAAGAGTTCCAGCCTATTTGAGGAATCTTCAAGCCCGCGGGGATTCTCTCGCCTATGTAACGAATTTCGCCGGGAATTAAATTCAAGCCGTCATGCTCGCCGAACTCATAACTTTTCGAGACTAATAACTGCATTCCTAAGCAAATTCCTAAAACTGGCTTCCCTGAATGAGCCTCATTTATTAACGGTTCAGCCATGCCGGACTCATATAATTTTTTTGCTGCGTCCCCGAATGCTCCAACACCGGGCAATATAATGCGTTCAGACTCGTGCAAATCTTCAGGGCTCGACGTAACTATTACATCATGATTTATAGCTTTGAACGAACTAGCCAGCGAAAATAAATTACCGACTCCGTAATCTATAATAGCAATCATAAATTACTCCTTAATTAGTCACCATATTCATATTCATACGAAGCCGATAAAGCAGCGATAAAAATCGACTCATCTTTAAGCAAATCAGACGATAAACATGATTTTTTCAAGAGCGTAACAAGTTCAAGCGTATTAACCGGGCTGCGTTCCATTGCTTCAAGATACACATCACGACCTATTATAGGCCAATTGATTCGTGTATTAAGTTCACGCTCTAACATAGCATCAAGCCATAAACGCATTGTGCGTCCGTTACCTTCTCTAAATGGGTGTAAAATATTCATCTCGACATATTTTGAAACTATTTCATCAAAAGTTTTCTGCGGCATTGATATAACACTAGGCAATATATTTTCTATATACATTGCATTTGCAAATTTGACCCCGCCCTTAGAAATATTAGTTTTACGAATTTTTCCAGCAAAATCAAATAATCCGCCGAACAATCTTATATGTAAATTTTTCAAACATTCCCAAGAACCGGCATTCTTTAAAATTTTAGGCCAGTCTGCCCATATTTGAGCCCTTCTCTCAAAAGATAATTTATCTACTTCTGACATTATTGTTTTATAGTTATGTTGTAAATCTTTCTCATTTACCGGAAATTTCATTAAATATACACCTCTCTGAAAGAAATCCCCCGAAGCTCATCACTCCGGGGGCTGGGTTATAATCTTCTGCTTTATTCTTTATAGTGTCCTAGTAAACTAAACACTATGAACGTTTCTTAAGAAGGAATAACGATACTGCTGCTAATGCTAATGCGCCAAATCCTGCATCACAACCGCCGCCGCCGCTCTTTCCTACTACTGGAACAACGGGGACATCTTCAACTGTGAAGCTGCCGAGTGTTAATGCATTTGAAGTTGTTGAGTCAGTCGTTACATATCTCGCTGTGAGTGTATGC
This region of Synergistaceae bacterium genomic DNA includes:
- the hisF gene encoding imidazole glycerol phosphate synthase subunit HisF, with translation MITKRIIPCLDVKDGRVVKGVNFQGLNDVNSPVELAKFYSDNGADELVFYDITASSDGRKIFTDILRETAKNVFIPLTVGGGISSVKDFERVLSCGADKVSVNTGAIRNPGLIPEAANLYGSQCVVISADVKRVNGQFNIFARGGRDDTGIEAINWIKSCVDNGAGEVVLNSIDTDGVKRGFDLDMLAAVCEVVNVPVIASGGAGSIADFIKLFKTLPKVDAGLAASIFHFGEVAIKDLKIEMAANNIPVRL
- a CDS encoding bifunctional phosphoribosyl-AMP cyclohydrolase/phosphoribosyl-ATP diphosphatase HisIE, coding for MLDIDSLKFDSNGLIPAILIDDDSGDVLMLAYMNRESLQISLDKKLACFWSRSRQELWLKGETSGNYQHIREIKADCDRDTLLVYVKPDGPACHLGNKSCFVDNLLPRERESHEKFTICGLMELIKARKSQKVEGSYTSYLFEKGLDKILKKIGEESSEVIIAAKNDKREAIYEISDLIYHMLVLMAEMDIEIPDIIKELASRHVIDKKVKQETMKA
- the hisA gene encoding 1-(5-phosphoribosyl)-5-[(5-phosphoribosylamino)methylideneamino]imidazole-4-carboxamide isomerase; translation: MLIFPAIDLYKGEAVRLLRGDYENMTVYDSQPVNTAKKFKDSGAEWIHIVDLEGAKTGEPVNLDTILRIHSESVLKCEVGGGVRDLRVIEKYIDSGIDRIILGTAAITDKNLLTSAIKNFSPEKIAVGVDIRGGLVAVKGWREDSGVNAFDFCSELESIGVNFIICTDISRDGAMKGTNRQLYKDLSAKFNMNITASGGVSTLDDIKSLARMNLYGAIIGKAYYTGAINLSQAIEAAKIDN
- a CDS encoding histidinol-phosphatase, which codes for MIKSDFHVHTCFCDGKDKPEDIILRALSLGMNKIGFSGHSYTPFDREPCMSPDSTEKYKLEINRLKREYKSKIEILCGIEQDYYSDMPVNDYDFVIGSVHYINCNGVFHHVDSSPEKLSRLINELGGDVYLLAEKYFSLVSDVVNRTQANIIGHFDLITKFNENNKIFDSNNPRYIKAAFSAVDSLIKTGRPFEINTGAISRGYRTSPYPDIKILEYIAKNGGKVIFSSDSHSKETLLYKFDECEKLAKSLNLEIVTL
- the hisH gene encoding imidazole glycerol phosphate synthase subunit HisH, which produces MIAIIDYGVGNLFSLASSFKAINHDVIVTSSPEDLHESERIILPGVGAFGDAAKKLYESGMAEPLINEAHSGKPVLGICLGMQLLVSKSYEFGEHDGLNLIPGEIRYIGERIPAGLKIPQIGWNSLHITQEGGVFANTHEGEYVYFVHSYSAICGGKFITATTNYGAELTAAIRFGNIYGVQFHPEKSGQAGLDILRAFCEV
- a CDS encoding Fic family protein, yielding MKFPVNEKDLQHNYKTIMSEVDKLSFERRAQIWADWPKILKNAGSWECLKNLHIRLFGGLFDFAGKIRKTNISKGGVKFANAMYIENILPSVISMPQKTFDEIVSKYVEMNILHPFREGNGRTMRLWLDAMLERELNTRINWPIIGRDVYLEAMERSPVNTLELVTLLKKSCLSSDLLKDESIFIAALSASYEYEYGD
- a CDS encoding cobalt-precorrin 5A hydrolase; translated protein: MTKIFLMDSGNNIIIIAFTNKAVKLALTLANKFNFRVFVPERFIELDSRLSLIDESLSEWTGKYFNNSRALIFISAAGIAVRAISKHVTSKLHDPAVIVIDESGKFIIPILSGHIGGANELARKIAAFLNSIPVITTATDINNIIAIDEWAVNNNCVIENPDSIKKISGALLENKSIGAAISDLSQKIPFSVNSQPDKSSLQDNSMGIMISNLSQITPFSVTLFLRPKNLILGAGCNSGVDPSEFESAVKIFLEDSGVSILSLKAIASIDIKANEPAFIKFAENHNIPFLTYKAHDLQALPGIFTSSQRVLQVTGTDNICERSCIMAAGSEGVLLRNKFVYKNCITLALARDKRENYN
- the cobM gene encoding precorrin-4 C(11)-methyltransferase produces the protein MIYFIGAGPGAVDLITIRGAEILRRSGMIIFAGSLVNHDLVRKYASPNCEIYDSSSMTLEDILEKLISGHKRGLIVSRLHSGDPSLFGAIQEQINFLRRNNINFEIVPGVSSLCAAAATLKIEYTIPEISQTLIISRKEGRTPVPDNKSLVFFLSTGMLESLCADLISQGYDESTPAALVYKASWPEESIIKADLANLPKFVKYSGINKSALILVGDFLREYRTVSRLYDKNFSHGFRK